The Vespula vulgaris chromosome 17, iyVesVulg1.1, whole genome shotgun sequence genome includes a window with the following:
- the LOC127070244 gene encoding cytoplasmic FMR1-interacting protein isoform X1, with the protein MHNYEDLIIVINKKEIMATDKVTLGDALSNVDVLDEFTLPDEQPCIEAQPCSVVYQANFDTNFEDRNGFVTGIAKYIEEATVHASLNELLEEGLEHAVMLYTWRCCSRAIPQPKSNEQPNRVEIYEKTVEVLAPEVNKLLNFMYFQRKAIERFSGEVKRLCHHEKRKDFVSEAYLLTLGKFINMFAVLDELKNMKSSVKNDYSTYRRAAQFLKVMSDSQTLQESQNLSMFLATQNKIRDTVKENLEKIPGYEELLADVVNICVYMFETKMYLTPNEKHMLVKVMGFGLFLMDSELCNINKLDQKKKLKLDRIDRIFKNLEVVPLFGDMQIAPFNYIKRSKHFDASKWPLSSSSNNISPQADLMVHLPQIRDDHVKYISELARYSNEVTTTYKECGSDVENRDTAELALRGLQLLSQWTSVVTELYSWKLLHPTDHHMNKECPQEAEEYERATRYNYTDEEKFALIEVIAMIKGLQVLMARMETVFIDAIRRNIYAELQDFVQLALREPLRKAIKNKKDLIRSIIVSVRETCADWHFGVEPLGDPALKGKKDPDNGFGIKVPRRNVGPSSTQLYMVRTMLESLIADKSGGKRTLRKDIDGQYLVQIDQFHKTSFYWSYLLNFSESLQNCCDLSQLWYREFYLEMTMGRKIQKCQVRHQHNEECSDLITMEKRIQFPIEMSMPWILTDHILRSKEPSMMEYVLYPLDLYNDSALYALTIFRKQFLYDEVEAEVNLCFDQFVYKLSEQIFAHYKQLAASILLDKRFRVECVALGAYLLSYPRANRYETLLKQRHVQLLGRSIDLNKLITQRINADMQKSLDLAISKFESGDITGVVELEGLLQVNRLTHKLLSKWLALDEYDAMFREANHNVLAPYGRITLHVFWELNYDFLPNYCYNAATNRFVKCRGLQFVQPVHRDKPPQMSHHYLWGSKQLNLAYSTQYGQYSGFVGPYHFRTMCKLLGYQGIAVVMEELLKIVKSLIQGSLHQFTKTLMEAMPKVCKLPRYDYGSPGVLGYYHAQLNDIVQYPDAKTELFHNFREFGNTILFCLLMEQALSQEEVCDLLHAAPFQNILPRPYCKEGEKPETKQKRLEAKYAALQIVPNVDKLGTAKQAMIAREGDLLTRERLCCGLSIFEIVLSRLRSFLDDPIWIGPPPANGVMNVDECTEFHRLWSALQFVYCIPVGDTEFTVEELFGEGLHWAGCAMIVLLGQQRRFEALDFCYHILRVQRVDGKDENVKGIRLKRMVDRIRRFQVLNSQIFAVLNKYLKSGDSDATSVEHVRCFPPPIHPSLAHAQQHYHAPEYLRQMNHQ; encoded by the exons ATGCACA ACTATGAggatttaattattgttattaataagaaagaaattatggCTACCGATAAAGTAACTTTGGGTGATGCTCTTTCCAATGTCGATGTACTCGACGAGTTTACTTTGCCAGATGAGCAGCCTTGCATCGAAGCTCAACCATGTTCTGTTGTCTATCAAGCCAATTTTGATACTAATTTTGAAGATAGAAATGGTTTTGTTACTGGTATTGCCAAATATATTGAAGAGGCTACTGTTCATGCTAGTTTG aatgaACTGTTAGAGGAAGGATTAGAACATGCCGTTATGTTATACACATGGAGATGTTGTTCACGTGCTATTCCACAACCAAAATCAAACGAACAACCAAATAGAgttgaaatttatgaaaaaacagTAGAAGTACTTGCACCTGAAGTTAATAAATTActaaattttatgtatttccaA cgGAAAGCCATAGAAAGATTTTCAGGAGAGGTAAAACGTTTGTGCCatcatgaaaaaagaaaagattttgtatCTGAAGCATATTTGTTGACTTTGGGAAAGTTCATAAATATGTTTGCTGTCTTGgatgaattgaaaaatatgaagtCTAGTGTCAAAAATGATTACTCTACTTATAGgag agcTGCACAATTTCTAAAAGTTATGTCCGATTCTCAAACACTTCAAGAATCTCAAAATTTATCAATGTTTTTGGCAACACAAAATAAGATTCGTGAtactgtaaaagaaaatttagaaaaaatccCAGGTTATGAAGAGTTACTAGCAGATgttgtaaatatatgtgtttatatgtttGAAACTAAAATGTATCTTACTCCAAATGAAAAACATATGTTAGTCAAAGTTATGGGATTTGGTTTATTCTTGATGGATAGTGAATTATGCAACATAAACAAATTGgatcagaagaaaaaattgaaattagatAGAATtgatagaatatttaaaaatttagaaGTAGTACCATTATTCGGTGATATGCAGATTGCgccatttaattatattaaacgtTCAAAACATTTTGATGCTTCCAAATGGCcactttcttcatcttccaATAATATAAGTCCACAAGCTGATCTTATGGTTCATCTGCCTCAAATTAGAGATGatcatgtaaaatatataagtgaaTTAGCAAG atatagtaaTGAAGTAACTACGACTTACAAAGAATGTGGTAGTGACGTGGAAAATCGTGACACTGCAGAATTAGCTTTACGTGGATTACAATTACTTTCTCAATGGACAAGTGTTGTCACAGAACTTTATAGTTGGAAACTGCTTCATCCAACAGATCATCATATGAATAAAGAGTGTCCTCAAGAAGCAGAAGAATATGAAAga gccacacgttataattatactgatgaagaaaaatttgcaCTCATTGAAGTCATTGCAATGATTAAAGGATTACAAGTATTAATGGCACGCATGGAAACAGTATTTATTGATGCAATACGTCGGAATATTTATGCAGAATTACAAGATTTTGTACAACTTGCTTTACGTGAGCCTCTAAGAAAggctataaaaaataaaaaagatcttatTCGAAG tataatTGTTTCTGTGAGAGAAACTTGCGCTGATTGGCATTTTGGAGTTGAACCATTAGGAGATCCTgctttaaagggaaaaaaggatcCAGATAATGGATTTGGTATTAAAGTTCCACGAAGAAATGTTG GTCCTTCCTCAACGCAACTGTATATGGTTCGTACTATGTTGGAATCATTAATTGCTGATAAGAGTGGTGGAAAGCGTACATTGAGAAAAGATATTGATGGCCAATATCTTGTACAAATTGATCAATTTCATAAAACCAGTTTTTACTGGagttatcttttaaattttagtG AGTCGTTACAAAATTGTTGTGACTTGTCACAATTATGGTatagagaattttatttagaaatgacTATGGGTCGAAAAATTCAG aaatgtCAAGTACGACATCAGCATAATGAGGAATGCAGCGATTTAATTACAATGGAGAAACGAATTCAA tTTCCAATTGAAATGTCTATGCCTTGGATATTGACTGATCATATACTGAGAAGCAAAGAACCATCAATGATGGA atatgTTCTATATCCCTTGGATCTGTACAATGATAGTGCATTGTATGCATTAACAATATTTCGTAAACAATTTCTTTACGATGAAGTAGAGGCTGAAGTTAATTTATGTTTCGATCAGTTTGTCTATAAATTAAGCGAACAAATTTTTGCTCATTATAAACAATTAGCTGCTAgtattttattagataaacGATTTAGAGTAGAATGCGTAGCTTTAGGAGCATATTTACTTTCTTATCCCCGTGCTAATAGATATGAAACTTTATTAAAACAACGACATGTCCAATTATTGGGAAGAAGCATTGATTTAAATAAACTAATCACACAACGTATCAATGCTGATATGCAAAAATCATTAGATCTGGCAATTAGTAAATTTGAATCTGGGGATATTACAGGAGTAGTG gaactAGAAGGATTATTACAAGTTAATCGGCTTACTCATAAACTATTAAGTAAATGGCTTGCACTTGATGAATACGATGCTATGTTTAGAGAAGCAAATCATAATGTTCTTGCTCCATATGGAAGAATAACACTTCATGTATTTTGGGAATTGAATTATGACTTTTTACCAAATTATTGTTACAATGCTGCAACGAATAG gTTTGTTAAATGTCGTGGTCTTCAATTTGTACAACCAGTACATAGAGACAAACCGCCACAAATGTCTCATCATTATCTCTGGGGTAGCAAGCAATTAAATTTAGCATATAGTACCCAATATGGACAATATTCTGGATTTGTTGGGCCATATCATTTCCGTACTATGTGTAAATTATTAGGATATCAAGGTATAGCAGTAGTTATGGAGGaacttttaaaaatagttAAGTCATTAATTCAAGGAAGCTTACACCAGTTCACTAAAACTTTAATGGAAGCTATGCCAAAAGTTTGTAAGCTTCCTCGTTATGATTATGGATCTCCTGGAGTATTGGGATATTATCATGCTCAATTAAACGATATCGTACAATATCCCGATGCAAAAAcagaattatttcataattttcgaGAATTTGGTAATAccattttattttgtcttctGATGGAGCAAGCACTTTCGCAAGAAGAAGTTTGCGATTTATTACATGCAGCACCATTCCAAAATATATTACCTAGACCTTATTGTAAAG agGGTGAGAAACCTGAAACCAAACAAAAACGACTTGAAGCCAAATACGCAGCATTACAGATTGTACCTAATGTAGATAAATTGGGTACTGCTaag cAAGCGATGATTGCTAGAGAAGGAGACTTATTAACAAGAGAACGACTTTGTTGTGGCTTATCAATATTTGAAATAGTACTTAGCAGATTACGCAGTTTTTTAGATGATCCTATTTGGATTGGACCACCACCTGCAAATGGAGTAATGAATGTAGACGAATGTACAGAATTCCATAGACTTTGGAGTGCTTTACAATTTGTATATTGCATTCCTGTTGGAGATACAGAATTTACTGTTGA GGAATTATTTGGTGAAGGCTTACATTGGGCTGGATGCGCTATGATAGTTCTTCTTGGCCAACAAAGAAGGTTCGAAGCTCTTGATTTTTGCTATCATATTCTCAGAGTGCAGCGCGTAGATGGCAAGGATGAAAATGTCAAAGGAAtc CGTTTAAAAAGAATGGTTGATCGTATAAGGAGATTCCAAGTATTAAATTCTCAAATTTTTGCTGTATTaaataagtatttaaaaagTGGAGATAGTGATGCAACCAGTGTAGAACATGTTCGTTGTTTTCCACCACCAATACATCCTTCGCTTGCACATGCTCAACAACATTATCATGCTCCGGAGTATTTACGTCAAATGAATCATCAATAA
- the LOC127070244 gene encoding cytoplasmic FMR1-interacting protein isoform X2, with protein MATDKVTLGDALSNVDVLDEFTLPDEQPCIEAQPCSVVYQANFDTNFEDRNGFVTGIAKYIEEATVHASLNELLEEGLEHAVMLYTWRCCSRAIPQPKSNEQPNRVEIYEKTVEVLAPEVNKLLNFMYFQRKAIERFSGEVKRLCHHEKRKDFVSEAYLLTLGKFINMFAVLDELKNMKSSVKNDYSTYRRAAQFLKVMSDSQTLQESQNLSMFLATQNKIRDTVKENLEKIPGYEELLADVVNICVYMFETKMYLTPNEKHMLVKVMGFGLFLMDSELCNINKLDQKKKLKLDRIDRIFKNLEVVPLFGDMQIAPFNYIKRSKHFDASKWPLSSSSNNISPQADLMVHLPQIRDDHVKYISELARYSNEVTTTYKECGSDVENRDTAELALRGLQLLSQWTSVVTELYSWKLLHPTDHHMNKECPQEAEEYERATRYNYTDEEKFALIEVIAMIKGLQVLMARMETVFIDAIRRNIYAELQDFVQLALREPLRKAIKNKKDLIRSIIVSVRETCADWHFGVEPLGDPALKGKKDPDNGFGIKVPRRNVGPSSTQLYMVRTMLESLIADKSGGKRTLRKDIDGQYLVQIDQFHKTSFYWSYLLNFSESLQNCCDLSQLWYREFYLEMTMGRKIQKCQVRHQHNEECSDLITMEKRIQFPIEMSMPWILTDHILRSKEPSMMEYVLYPLDLYNDSALYALTIFRKQFLYDEVEAEVNLCFDQFVYKLSEQIFAHYKQLAASILLDKRFRVECVALGAYLLSYPRANRYETLLKQRHVQLLGRSIDLNKLITQRINADMQKSLDLAISKFESGDITGVVELEGLLQVNRLTHKLLSKWLALDEYDAMFREANHNVLAPYGRITLHVFWELNYDFLPNYCYNAATNRFVKCRGLQFVQPVHRDKPPQMSHHYLWGSKQLNLAYSTQYGQYSGFVGPYHFRTMCKLLGYQGIAVVMEELLKIVKSLIQGSLHQFTKTLMEAMPKVCKLPRYDYGSPGVLGYYHAQLNDIVQYPDAKTELFHNFREFGNTILFCLLMEQALSQEEVCDLLHAAPFQNILPRPYCKEGEKPETKQKRLEAKYAALQIVPNVDKLGTAKQAMIAREGDLLTRERLCCGLSIFEIVLSRLRSFLDDPIWIGPPPANGVMNVDECTEFHRLWSALQFVYCIPVGDTEFTVEELFGEGLHWAGCAMIVLLGQQRRFEALDFCYHILRVQRVDGKDENVKGIRLKRMVDRIRRFQVLNSQIFAVLNKYLKSGDSDATSVEHVRCFPPPIHPSLAHAQQHYHAPEYLRQMNHQ; from the exons atggCTACCGATAAAGTAACTTTGGGTGATGCTCTTTCCAATGTCGATGTACTCGACGAGTTTACTTTGCCAGATGAGCAGCCTTGCATCGAAGCTCAACCATGTTCTGTTGTCTATCAAGCCAATTTTGATACTAATTTTGAAGATAGAAATGGTTTTGTTACTGGTATTGCCAAATATATTGAAGAGGCTACTGTTCATGCTAGTTTG aatgaACTGTTAGAGGAAGGATTAGAACATGCCGTTATGTTATACACATGGAGATGTTGTTCACGTGCTATTCCACAACCAAAATCAAACGAACAACCAAATAGAgttgaaatttatgaaaaaacagTAGAAGTACTTGCACCTGAAGTTAATAAATTActaaattttatgtatttccaA cgGAAAGCCATAGAAAGATTTTCAGGAGAGGTAAAACGTTTGTGCCatcatgaaaaaagaaaagattttgtatCTGAAGCATATTTGTTGACTTTGGGAAAGTTCATAAATATGTTTGCTGTCTTGgatgaattgaaaaatatgaagtCTAGTGTCAAAAATGATTACTCTACTTATAGgag agcTGCACAATTTCTAAAAGTTATGTCCGATTCTCAAACACTTCAAGAATCTCAAAATTTATCAATGTTTTTGGCAACACAAAATAAGATTCGTGAtactgtaaaagaaaatttagaaaaaatccCAGGTTATGAAGAGTTACTAGCAGATgttgtaaatatatgtgtttatatgtttGAAACTAAAATGTATCTTACTCCAAATGAAAAACATATGTTAGTCAAAGTTATGGGATTTGGTTTATTCTTGATGGATAGTGAATTATGCAACATAAACAAATTGgatcagaagaaaaaattgaaattagatAGAATtgatagaatatttaaaaatttagaaGTAGTACCATTATTCGGTGATATGCAGATTGCgccatttaattatattaaacgtTCAAAACATTTTGATGCTTCCAAATGGCcactttcttcatcttccaATAATATAAGTCCACAAGCTGATCTTATGGTTCATCTGCCTCAAATTAGAGATGatcatgtaaaatatataagtgaaTTAGCAAG atatagtaaTGAAGTAACTACGACTTACAAAGAATGTGGTAGTGACGTGGAAAATCGTGACACTGCAGAATTAGCTTTACGTGGATTACAATTACTTTCTCAATGGACAAGTGTTGTCACAGAACTTTATAGTTGGAAACTGCTTCATCCAACAGATCATCATATGAATAAAGAGTGTCCTCAAGAAGCAGAAGAATATGAAAga gccacacgttataattatactgatgaagaaaaatttgcaCTCATTGAAGTCATTGCAATGATTAAAGGATTACAAGTATTAATGGCACGCATGGAAACAGTATTTATTGATGCAATACGTCGGAATATTTATGCAGAATTACAAGATTTTGTACAACTTGCTTTACGTGAGCCTCTAAGAAAggctataaaaaataaaaaagatcttatTCGAAG tataatTGTTTCTGTGAGAGAAACTTGCGCTGATTGGCATTTTGGAGTTGAACCATTAGGAGATCCTgctttaaagggaaaaaaggatcCAGATAATGGATTTGGTATTAAAGTTCCACGAAGAAATGTTG GTCCTTCCTCAACGCAACTGTATATGGTTCGTACTATGTTGGAATCATTAATTGCTGATAAGAGTGGTGGAAAGCGTACATTGAGAAAAGATATTGATGGCCAATATCTTGTACAAATTGATCAATTTCATAAAACCAGTTTTTACTGGagttatcttttaaattttagtG AGTCGTTACAAAATTGTTGTGACTTGTCACAATTATGGTatagagaattttatttagaaatgacTATGGGTCGAAAAATTCAG aaatgtCAAGTACGACATCAGCATAATGAGGAATGCAGCGATTTAATTACAATGGAGAAACGAATTCAA tTTCCAATTGAAATGTCTATGCCTTGGATATTGACTGATCATATACTGAGAAGCAAAGAACCATCAATGATGGA atatgTTCTATATCCCTTGGATCTGTACAATGATAGTGCATTGTATGCATTAACAATATTTCGTAAACAATTTCTTTACGATGAAGTAGAGGCTGAAGTTAATTTATGTTTCGATCAGTTTGTCTATAAATTAAGCGAACAAATTTTTGCTCATTATAAACAATTAGCTGCTAgtattttattagataaacGATTTAGAGTAGAATGCGTAGCTTTAGGAGCATATTTACTTTCTTATCCCCGTGCTAATAGATATGAAACTTTATTAAAACAACGACATGTCCAATTATTGGGAAGAAGCATTGATTTAAATAAACTAATCACACAACGTATCAATGCTGATATGCAAAAATCATTAGATCTGGCAATTAGTAAATTTGAATCTGGGGATATTACAGGAGTAGTG gaactAGAAGGATTATTACAAGTTAATCGGCTTACTCATAAACTATTAAGTAAATGGCTTGCACTTGATGAATACGATGCTATGTTTAGAGAAGCAAATCATAATGTTCTTGCTCCATATGGAAGAATAACACTTCATGTATTTTGGGAATTGAATTATGACTTTTTACCAAATTATTGTTACAATGCTGCAACGAATAG gTTTGTTAAATGTCGTGGTCTTCAATTTGTACAACCAGTACATAGAGACAAACCGCCACAAATGTCTCATCATTATCTCTGGGGTAGCAAGCAATTAAATTTAGCATATAGTACCCAATATGGACAATATTCTGGATTTGTTGGGCCATATCATTTCCGTACTATGTGTAAATTATTAGGATATCAAGGTATAGCAGTAGTTATGGAGGaacttttaaaaatagttAAGTCATTAATTCAAGGAAGCTTACACCAGTTCACTAAAACTTTAATGGAAGCTATGCCAAAAGTTTGTAAGCTTCCTCGTTATGATTATGGATCTCCTGGAGTATTGGGATATTATCATGCTCAATTAAACGATATCGTACAATATCCCGATGCAAAAAcagaattatttcataattttcgaGAATTTGGTAATAccattttattttgtcttctGATGGAGCAAGCACTTTCGCAAGAAGAAGTTTGCGATTTATTACATGCAGCACCATTCCAAAATATATTACCTAGACCTTATTGTAAAG agGGTGAGAAACCTGAAACCAAACAAAAACGACTTGAAGCCAAATACGCAGCATTACAGATTGTACCTAATGTAGATAAATTGGGTACTGCTaag cAAGCGATGATTGCTAGAGAAGGAGACTTATTAACAAGAGAACGACTTTGTTGTGGCTTATCAATATTTGAAATAGTACTTAGCAGATTACGCAGTTTTTTAGATGATCCTATTTGGATTGGACCACCACCTGCAAATGGAGTAATGAATGTAGACGAATGTACAGAATTCCATAGACTTTGGAGTGCTTTACAATTTGTATATTGCATTCCTGTTGGAGATACAGAATTTACTGTTGA GGAATTATTTGGTGAAGGCTTACATTGGGCTGGATGCGCTATGATAGTTCTTCTTGGCCAACAAAGAAGGTTCGAAGCTCTTGATTTTTGCTATCATATTCTCAGAGTGCAGCGCGTAGATGGCAAGGATGAAAATGTCAAAGGAAtc CGTTTAAAAAGAATGGTTGATCGTATAAGGAGATTCCAAGTATTAAATTCTCAAATTTTTGCTGTATTaaataagtatttaaaaagTGGAGATAGTGATGCAACCAGTGTAGAACATGTTCGTTGTTTTCCACCACCAATACATCCTTCGCTTGCACATGCTCAACAACATTATCATGCTCCGGAGTATTTACGTCAAATGAATCATCAATAA